A region of Selenomonadales bacterium 4137-cl DNA encodes the following proteins:
- a CDS encoding TAXI family TRAP transporter solute-binding subunit, whose product MKKTLAILVVIIMVAGLIAGCGGGDAKKEQAKPAAQKFINIATGGTAGTYFPLGGAMAEIINKNVPGANASAQSTGASVANVNMLKDGKVDLALIQNDIAYYASTGTEMFKDKKVENFKGIATLYPETIQIVALEKSGIKTIADLKGKRVAVGARGSGTEANARQILEQYGITYNDIKVQYLSFGEAASGLKDGNVDVAFVTAGFPTAAIQDIAVQNKVVLVPIEAAKADSLIKKYPFYTKIKIPANTYQGAAEADAVAVQAMLVVADKMSADNVYAITKAIYSNLDRIKAAHAVGAKITKATAQNGMSVKLHPGAEKFFKEK is encoded by the coding sequence ATGAAAAAGACTCTTGCGATCCTGGTAGTCATCATCATGGTTGCCGGTCTGATCGCCGGCTGCGGCGGCGGTGACGCCAAGAAAGAGCAGGCGAAACCGGCCGCGCAGAAATTCATCAACATCGCCACCGGCGGCACTGCGGGAACCTACTTCCCGTTGGGCGGCGCCATGGCGGAAATCATCAACAAAAACGTTCCCGGCGCCAACGCCAGCGCCCAGAGCACCGGAGCATCGGTGGCCAACGTCAACATGCTCAAGGACGGCAAGGTTGACCTTGCGCTGATCCAGAACGACATCGCCTACTATGCCTCGACCGGCACCGAAATGTTCAAGGACAAGAAGGTCGAGAATTTCAAAGGCATCGCCACCCTTTACCCGGAAACCATCCAGATAGTCGCCCTCGAAAAAAGCGGCATCAAGACGATCGCCGATCTTAAAGGCAAGCGCGTCGCCGTCGGCGCCCGCGGATCGGGAACCGAAGCCAACGCCCGCCAGATCCTCGAACAGTACGGCATCACCTACAACGACATCAAAGTCCAGTACCTGTCCTTCGGTGAAGCCGCCAGCGGCCTGAAAGACGGCAACGTCGACGTCGCCTTCGTAACCGCCGGCTTCCCGACCGCCGCCATCCAGGACATCGCCGTCCAGAACAAAGTCGTTCTCGTTCCCATCGAGGCTGCCAAAGCCGACTCCCTGATCAAGAAGTACCCCTTCTACACCAAGATCAAGATTCCCGCCAACACCTACCAGGGCGCCGCCGAGGCTGACGCCGTGGCCGTCCAGGCTATGCTCGTCGTTGCCGACAAAATGAGCGCCGACAACGTGTACGCCATCACCAAGGCCATCTACAGCAACCTTGATCGCATCAAGGCCGCTCATGCCGTAGGCGCGAAGATCACCAAGGCGACCGCCCAGAACGGCATGTCCGTTAAACTGCACCCCGGCGCTGAAAAATTCTTCAAAGAGAAATAA
- a CDS encoding 4Fe-4S binding protein codes for MALDITQKYCKGCGICVAFCPKKILALDEKGKIYVTDPDKCIACGQCELRCPDYAIKVVKPGKGESNG; via the coding sequence GTGGCACTGGATATCACCCAGAAATATTGCAAAGGTTGCGGCATATGCGTGGCCTTCTGCCCCAAAAAGATTCTGGCCCTCGACGAAAAAGGCAAAATTTACGTTACCGACCCCGACAAGTGCATCGCCTGCGGCCAATGCGAACTGCGCTGCCCGGACTATGCAATCAAAGTCGTAAAACCCGGGAAGGGGGAGAGCAATGGCTAA
- a CDS encoding TRAP transporter permease produces MERKALTAEEVLAKYDRESNTRDLKGLMAKVVMAIAICFSLFQLYTAVFGVLDAALQRAIHLSFGLVLIFLLYPTRSSWSRNKVHPLDFILAILGGAAPLYIVIFYEELVARAAMPTTLDIIVGVTGLILVMEAARRAVGWPMVIVASGFLAYAFAGPYMPNILAHRGVGVGELIDHLFYTTEGIFGIPLGVSSTFIFLFILFGAYLEATGLGKFFIDIANAIAGWASGGPAKVAVLSSGLMGTVSGSSVANVAGTGSFTIPMMKKLGYRPEFAGAVEATASTGGQLMPPVMGAAAFLMAEFIGIPYVQVVLAAAIPALLYYSGVWIGVHLEAKKNGLQGVPRSELPKFKELLFSRGHLAIPLIVIVYLLVVGYTPMRAALWAIVLAIGASLLRKATRISAKDIVLGLEKGAKAVLGVLIACATAGIIIGVVTKTGVGLKLASALLELAGGKLLPAMFFTMITSLLLGMGVPTTANYVITSTIAAPALVQMGVPVLAAHMFAFYFGIIADVTPPVALAAFAGAGIAGSNPMRTGFNAFKLAIAAFVVPYIFVLSPTLLMINATAVTVLWSTCTALVGMVGLSTAMIGYILAPVSIPMRVLFFLGGLMLIQPGIYTDAIGGGVMAALIFFQYLKRKRLAAPHAEA; encoded by the coding sequence TTGGAGAGAAAAGCCCTTACCGCTGAAGAAGTCCTGGCGAAATACGACCGGGAATCCAACACGCGAGACTTAAAAGGACTGATGGCGAAAGTAGTCATGGCTATCGCCATTTGCTTCTCGCTGTTCCAGTTGTACACTGCGGTTTTCGGGGTGCTGGACGCCGCGCTGCAGCGCGCGATCCATCTTAGTTTCGGCCTGGTCCTCATCTTTCTCCTCTATCCGACCCGGAGCAGCTGGTCCCGAAACAAGGTTCACCCGCTGGACTTCATCCTGGCGATCCTGGGAGGCGCGGCGCCGCTATACATCGTTATCTTCTACGAAGAGCTCGTCGCCCGCGCCGCTATGCCCACCACCCTCGACATCATCGTCGGCGTCACCGGCCTGATTCTCGTCATGGAGGCCGCCAGAAGGGCGGTAGGCTGGCCGATGGTCATTGTCGCTTCAGGCTTCCTCGCCTACGCCTTCGCCGGACCCTACATGCCCAACATCCTGGCTCATAGGGGCGTTGGCGTCGGCGAACTCATCGACCACCTCTTCTATACCACCGAAGGCATCTTCGGCATACCGCTGGGCGTTTCGTCCACCTTCATCTTCCTCTTCATCCTCTTCGGGGCCTACCTTGAAGCCACCGGCCTCGGCAAATTCTTCATCGACATCGCCAACGCCATCGCCGGCTGGGCCAGCGGCGGCCCCGCCAAAGTCGCCGTTCTTTCCAGCGGCCTCATGGGCACCGTCTCGGGCAGCTCGGTGGCCAACGTTGCCGGCACCGGCAGCTTCACCATCCCGATGATGAAGAAACTGGGCTACCGGCCCGAATTCGCCGGCGCCGTCGAAGCGACCGCATCCACCGGCGGCCAGCTCATGCCGCCGGTAATGGGCGCAGCCGCCTTCCTCATGGCCGAATTCATCGGCATTCCCTATGTCCAGGTGGTACTGGCCGCCGCCATCCCGGCGCTCCTTTACTACAGCGGCGTCTGGATCGGCGTACATCTTGAAGCCAAAAAGAACGGTTTGCAGGGCGTCCCCCGCAGTGAACTGCCCAAATTCAAAGAACTGCTCTTCTCACGCGGTCACCTGGCCATCCCGCTCATCGTCATCGTCTACCTTCTCGTCGTCGGCTACACGCCCATGAGAGCCGCCCTGTGGGCCATTGTCCTGGCCATCGGCGCCTCGCTGCTGCGCAAAGCGACCAGGATAAGCGCCAAAGACATCGTCCTCGGCCTCGAAAAGGGCGCCAAAGCCGTCCTCGGCGTACTCATCGCCTGTGCCACCGCCGGCATCATCATCGGCGTCGTCACCAAGACCGGCGTCGGGCTCAAGCTCGCATCCGCGCTGCTCGAACTGGCTGGCGGTAAACTCCTGCCTGCCATGTTCTTCACCATGATAACCTCGCTGCTCCTCGGCATGGGCGTACCCACCACCGCCAACTACGTCATCACCTCCACCATCGCCGCCCCGGCGCTGGTTCAGATGGGAGTCCCCGTGCTGGCGGCCCACATGTTCGCCTTCTACTTCGGCATCATCGCCGACGTCACCCCGCCGGTCGCCCTAGCTGCCTTCGCCGGGGCCGGCATCGCCGGCAGCAACCCGATGCGCACCGGCTTCAACGCTTTCAAGCTGGCCATCGCCGCCTTCGTCGTACCCTACATCTTCGTTCTATCCCCGACCTTGCTGATGATCAACGCCACCGCTGTTACCGTACTGTGGAGCACCTGCACCGCCCTGGTCGGCATGGTCGGCCTGAGCACCGCGATGATCGGTTACATCCTCGCCCCGGTATCCATCCCAATGCGGGTGCTGTTCTTCCTGGGCGGTCTGATGCTCATCCAACCGGGCATCTACACCGATGCCATCGGCGGCGGCGTAATGGCGGCGCTGATATTCTTCCAATATCTCAAGCGGAAGCGACTCGCCGCTCCCCACGCTGAAGCCTGA
- a CDS encoding 2-oxoacid:acceptor oxidoreductase subunit alpha, translating to MAKPQLMQGNQACAVGALAAGVKFFAGYPITPSTEVAEILAEMLPKFGGKFIQMEDEIASMGAVCGAALTGVKAITATSGPGFSLKQELIGYAAMAEIPCVIVNVQRLGPSTGKPTSPAQGDVMQARWGSHGDRGVIALSPTSVRETFDITVKAFNFAEKFRTPVILLLDEVIGHMRETVELPESGEVEVIDRKRPSGPPEDYQAYKPDADGVAPMADFGEGYYYHVTGLVHDYKGMPSQNNALTTELIDRLHTKIERARDEITIYHEDYTDDADVLVVAYGGTTRAAIAAVKEARAQGVKAGLLTLVTIWPFPGEIVAKAAQKAKKVIVPELNYGQLVGEIERYVPREKVVSLTRYDGELFRPEEILNPIITAGGGK from the coding sequence ATGGCTAAACCGCAACTCATGCAGGGCAACCAGGCCTGCGCCGTAGGGGCGCTGGCGGCCGGCGTCAAATTCTTCGCCGGCTATCCCATCACGCCCAGTACCGAAGTCGCCGAAATCCTCGCCGAAATGCTACCCAAATTCGGCGGCAAATTCATCCAGATGGAAGACGAAATCGCCAGCATGGGCGCCGTCTGCGGCGCGGCCCTCACCGGCGTCAAAGCCATCACCGCCACCAGCGGCCCCGGCTTCTCCCTCAAGCAGGAGCTCATCGGCTACGCCGCCATGGCGGAAATTCCCTGCGTCATCGTCAACGTTCAACGGCTCGGTCCCAGCACCGGCAAACCGACCTCGCCCGCCCAGGGCGACGTCATGCAGGCCCGCTGGGGCAGCCACGGCGACCGGGGCGTCATCGCCCTCAGCCCCACCTCGGTCCGCGAAACCTTCGACATCACCGTCAAAGCCTTTAACTTCGCCGAAAAATTCCGTACCCCCGTCATCCTGCTTCTCGACGAAGTAATCGGCCACATGCGCGAGACGGTCGAACTGCCCGAATCCGGCGAAGTGGAAGTAATCGACCGCAAGCGGCCCTCCGGACCGCCCGAAGACTACCAGGCCTACAAGCCTGACGCCGACGGCGTCGCGCCGATGGCGGATTTCGGTGAAGGTTACTACTACCACGTCACCGGCCTCGTCCACGACTACAAAGGCATGCCGTCCCAGAACAACGCCCTCACCACCGAACTCATCGACCGCCTGCACACCAAAATCGAGCGGGCCAGAGACGAAATAACCATCTACCATGAAGACTACACCGACGACGCCGACGTCCTCGTCGTCGCCTACGGCGGCACCACCCGCGCGGCCATCGCCGCCGTCAAGGAAGCCCGCGCCCAAGGCGTCAAGGCCGGCCTCCTCACCCTCGTCACCATCTGGCCCTTCCCCGGCGAGATCGTCGCCAAGGCAGCCCAAAAGGCGAAAAAGGTCATCGTCCCCGAACTCAACTACGGCCAGCTCGTCGGCGAAATCGAGCGCTACGTGCCCAGAGAGAAAGTCGTCTCCCTCACCCGCTACGA
- a CDS encoding DUF1850 domain-containing protein has product MFERMKGRLAGIRTTTLLGVSCLVAGLIVGGLFLATRLCMFIETDQGKTETILVSKGDTFSLKYTHSVQKTPVAENFVIAAADELILESTVYQTYGVGLPFLPGEGKFIRQGNDFIITGMNRRFDKVSVHAGPIAGLVLEVHNRVVPLYAFHKGGAFVTIRVKPYYYRWLRND; this is encoded by the coding sequence ATGTTCGAGCGCATGAAAGGCCGGTTGGCCGGCATCAGAACGACAACCTTGCTGGGCGTCTCCTGCCTGGTGGCGGGCTTGATAGTCGGAGGCCTGTTTCTGGCGACGAGGCTTTGCATGTTCATCGAGACAGACCAGGGAAAAACAGAGACCATCCTCGTCAGCAAGGGAGATACCTTTAGCTTAAAATACACTCACTCCGTACAAAAAACGCCTGTGGCGGAAAACTTCGTCATCGCGGCCGCCGACGAACTTATCCTTGAGTCTACGGTCTACCAGACCTATGGGGTAGGGCTTCCCTTCCTGCCCGGCGAGGGGAAATTCATCCGGCAAGGCAACGACTTCATCATTACCGGCATGAACCGCCGCTTCGACAAAGTCTCCGTCCATGCCGGGCCGATTGCGGGACTTGTGCTCGAAGTGCACAACCGCGTCGTTCCCCTATACGCCTTCCATAAGGGAGGAGCTTTTGTCACCATCAGGGTCAAACCTTACTACTACCGTTGGCTTCGTAACGACTGA